GGACTATCAAAAAGTCTTccgtaaacaccttattatatagtactgttgcatgtaattgatattcaccattcattgtattctttttaaaaataagtttatttactttaaattccaattgtaatccccctcctttctctgccccatgactaccctCTGTTCCTATTGCCCCCTAttacctttccccttcagaaaagggaggtctttccattgagctagttttacagttctgttgcatctcagtggaccaaagtacataaaggtctttccaccttgcttatactcacagaattgcTCTCCAGTAAgaatacttttatgataatgatgactctagatttgtgcaaggcatcACCCTTTTagcacattcataagtttttcctctattatgaatcctttcatgatgatgaagattatacaaatgtggaatggtttcaccatgttaaaagcactcacaggctttctgtccattaggatttcattcataagtgtggagattattctgaagtccaaaagttttttcacattggttacagtcagacatctttccagtatgtgttattttatatattaagagatgttatgtgcaaaggctttgccacatagttatattcatatgtgttgttgtcttaggagatgattgttacatgcaaaggctttataaCACTAATTAtactcacaaggcttctctccactgtgtgtcttttcctattttcggagactactctgctgtgcaaaggctttatcacgttAGGTATATTCGTAAGGTTTCTtgccagtgtgtgttcttttatggcttaagagagtactgttttgtgcaaaggctttaccacactggttacattcataaggtttctctccagtgtgtgttcttttatgtcttatgagatgactgtttcgtgcaaaggctttaccacactggttacattcataaggtttctctccagtgtgtgttcttttatgacttaagagagtactgttttgtgcaaaggctttgccacactggttacattcataaggtttctctccagtgtgtgttcttttatggcttatgagatgactgttttctgcaaaggctttaccacactggttacattcataaggtttctctccagtgtgtgttcttttatggcttatgagatgactgttttctgcaaaggctttaccacactggttacattcataaggtttctctccagtgtgtgttcttttatggcttatgagatgactgttttctgcaaaggctttaccacactggttacattcataaggtttctctccagtatgtgttcttttatgccgtatgagctgactgatttttgcaaaggctttaccacattgattacatttgtaaggcttctctccagtgtgtgttcttttatgccatatgagtacagtgatataggggaaggctttcccacatagagtgcatttaaagggtttctctccagtatgactgctttcatgcctgcaaagaaaattggcacatgtgaaagatttaccacagtcatttcattacactaataaatatatttatctacatgaattaatttcataatttggtctaatggtaaagaagaatcaaattttaaagttttatcactttatttacattcacggtattccccttcattatgggtatttttgaagatccctgtgatggtaagagcatttgttatgtggatctcttttatagcatcatttttctgtaagaggttttctcctatatatgaagagtattgtaagtaTTCAGAGTTTCACCAcaccaatcccattcacaaatttttgtactgtatgaatgatacttcattttcaaagtgagccaagagaagcagaagttccaaattcctagtattcataggtattttcagcaatatgagtttgctgatgaattctcagtgaagttgcaaaaccaattaacagtaaccatttatcacattcagaaaatttactcaaagTGGCGACCACTACCaaattaattgttcttggagaaagacagggacactgcttctttcaatatccctatgctcatgtcttagaatcattttgacatatgatataccagtttaatttacaaatataataaagattcccatattgaattaacacagtttgttttttgttcatcatagacatgtcatatagggattaaggtttctccaaaacaatattcttgattctcataagctgctcctttcactaaactttacaatgttactgcatgaaaataagtaacactggttctaatatgaaatttttgcttattagaaggttttggacacatactgatcaccaattcagtgtgtatacctttacaatatctgagtagatagaatgagactaaacagattggcagttcaagtcagtagctgtaatgtccatatgattcaaatggtatttttgttacaatattattttattttcttctatgttagaggagtgccttgtaaacactaaTCAGAtgcctgacattgaagtacatggaattatgagattttaatgatcatcagtacacttaaagcagtgctgtttttatactgttgcctttctttaaaacttccaggacacagccatgtgtgctggtacatgccttcaatcccagcacttgtggaggcagaatctggcagatctgtgtgattttgaggtcaggctggtataacaagtaagtctaagaaagtcacagatactcagaaaaaaatctatttcaaaaacagaaaacaaaaagcagccaataaacaaaaaaaaaaaaacaaacaaaaacaaacaaaaaacaccaaacttccaggtcacattaaaatttaagatttatatctgtatcaacatgcacataaagttaccttttattacttgtagaactttgaaaatgttcttcaatattatggtcatcccaattgtagcctaaaatatagtacgagaaaatatatattattggaaatatcatgttattattaaggcaaaacataaatcactatcttctgtgacccttagaaccatgcctgatttatttacctcattcctcctcattctcaattggaattacagaagatgatcaataacaaagtaagagttgtctctttatttttaaagtgaaagaaaaattgcaatcttacctatagcagtgaggttttcacaggtctctagcatcacatctttgtagagttgcttctgggaaggttccagcaaggcccactcttcttggctgaatttcacatgcacatcattgaaggtcactgaattctaaaatatgccatacatttgtacaacagaaacagtggcaacaatataaatttatacttcattgtcaatataatcatataattctactgcatCTTCAAttcattttctgacacagaagtgtgaatgttTTATAGTTGGGTGCTctgcgtgatgtgaagtaggggatatgaaaaagcctaaaggttagattgaaaaataaaaataaaaaccaaaggcgtgcttcaaaaacttgtgtttcatcagtttgtaagacatgaatataaagtagccattagttgggttcttgagcaatctatgaatcctcttcagttacttgggtgagtaggtcaggaccctgtcatgagacaggtggaaggacaaaacacagtcattatattttatatagcaacaaataatatgtgttgatcaggggacactgaacggatgggtaacatcagtcaaaagacaacatggtactgaatattatgttttgaccagggctcagggatatgacatatcagtatgtgaaggggggggctcatatatttgtggaagggaaagtggacgacagtgaatacatgaataaaaataatgtgagtggcaagaaacaacaatcatagccaataacatgctatttctgagtgaccagacaaaagcaaaggaatagaacacatggttgttttttgattattgttttgtatatcctccttactaaataatgtagtctatagattaaaaataaagattaaaacttttctattaaatatAAGTGTTattgttatcactaagtcattttagaagaaaacagaataacaagttttaactgtatcatatctgaacttcttgaagaggatatagctttggaatagatgTGGCAATttatgtggacaaagacaaacagagagaagagtgtaaaacagagagacagagacatagagacagagacacagagagagagaaattaacagatgaacaatactaattacagatcagagaaatttattagcagttactaactacaaaaa
This genomic stretch from Meriones unguiculatus strain TT.TT164.6M chromosome 13 unlocalized genomic scaffold, Bangor_MerUng_6.1 Chr13_unordered_Scaffold_28, whole genome shotgun sequence harbors:
- the LOC132650729 gene encoding zinc finger protein ZFP2-like; protein product: KRTHTGEKSYECNQCGKAFAQNSTLLSHKRTHTGEKPYECNECGKAFAENSTLLSHKRTHTGEKPYECNECGKAFAQNSHLISHKRTHTGEKPYECTECGKAFAQNSTLLSHKRTHTGEKPYECNECGKAFAQNSNLIRHKRTHTGEKPYKCNQCGKAFAKISQLIRHKRTHTGEKPYECNQCGKAFAENSHLISHKRTHTGEKPYECNQCGKAFAENSHLISHKRTHTGEKPYECNQCGKAFAENSHLISHKRTHTGEKPYECNQCGKAFAQNSTLLSHKRTHTGEKPYECNQCGKAFARNSHLIRHKRTHTGEKPYECNQCGKEKKKREASKDGSYTLKGKGDEMKTSKFDFDTF